Proteins encoded within one genomic window of Methanobrevibacter sp.:
- a CDS encoding signal peptidase I produces MDIDWKEVVSYAIILIIVLIAAQHLSVVVSGSMEPVFYRGDIVILEKADFFGIQEFDPNDVQVGDVVVYDASWYDQPVIHRVINITDINGTTMYVIKGDNNDRPDPYYVTADQIEQRVVTLGDNLIVIPKIGYLSLWLRGL; encoded by the coding sequence ATGGATATTGATTGGAAAGAAGTTGTATCATATGCAATTATTCTTATAATCGTTTTAATTGCCGCCCAACACTTGAGTGTTGTTGTTTCAGGAAGTATGGAACCTGTATTTTACAGGGGAGATATTGTTATTCTTGAAAAGGCAGATTTCTTTGGTATTCAGGAATTTGACCCTAATGATGTTCAGGTAGGGGATGTGGTTGTTTATGATGCGTCATGGTATGACCAGCCGGTAATTCATAGAGTCATTAATATTACGGATATCAATGGAACAACAATGTATGTCATTAAGGGAGACAATAATGATCGACCTGACCCTTATTATGTCACTGCAGACCAGATAGAGCAAAGGGTTGTGACATTAGGTGATAATCTGATTGTTATTCCGAAAATCGGTTATCTTTCCCTCTGGTTAAGAGGTTTATAA